Genomic window (Alnus glutinosa chromosome 9, dhAlnGlut1.1, whole genome shotgun sequence):
AACCAAACTATCCCTTAACATTTGCTCTTAGGTTTTCATTAGTTGGctaactttttgtttctttatctaggtttcatttgttttctttttatctggGTGAAGAGTGACAAAGAAGAAGGTAATGGTTAAAGCGTACGCTCAAGAATACGTTTACAAGCACCCGTGGGAGCGGGTTACTTCTGCATCTTGGCGCAAGTTTGCTGACCCCGAGAACAAGCGTACATTGTCCCATATACTTGAAGTTGACACATTGAACCGAAAGCTTGATCCTCAATCTGGGAAGCTTTACACTACTCGAGCAATCACCGTCCATGCCCCAGGACCATGGTTCGTTCGCAAAATCATCGGCCAAGATATCTGCCATTGTGTTGAATCAACGGTTGTGGATGCCCAGTCTCGATCAATGCAACTTTCTACACGCAATATCAGTCTCCAGAAGTTCATAGAAGTGGTGGAGAAGATTCGGTACGAACCTCACCCAGATAACCCTGATCGGTGGACTATTTGCCGGCAGGAGACTAGCATTCAGATTAAGCCATTGTCAGCACTGGCATCAATGGCAGAAAAGGTGGAGCAACGATGTGCTGAAAAATTTGTGCAGAATAGTGCCAAGGGTAGAGAGGTTATGGAGAGGATCTGCAAGTATCTGGAAGCTGAATCTGGTGGGATTGCTCTCTAGATCTAGCTTCTTCACTGCAATTTTGGACTTTTCTGGTTCTGGCTCTAAGGGTTGTATGCTCTTTCACAGtataaaataactaaagaatGTAAGAGTGTAGCACTATGGAGGGTCAGCCTTGATCTCCCCCTCTGGAATtggttgaaattttttataccgcTTAAATGTGACTTAGTTTTAGAACTATCTGATGGCGTGTACTGGGAAAATTGGTTTATGATTAGTTAATCTGTACGCTTTCATACAGCAAATTGTGCCACTTGAAAGATTAGCCAGAggctatatatatttaatgctTTCTTCCTATGACTTTATTGGAAGCTATCTCCTTCGTTAGAAACTTCATGAATTCTCTGATAATCAAACAAAGCTATGTGGTGGCATCCCCTACAGCAGCAACAACTTGACCAATTAGACTTCATTTAATCTATTGTCAATATGGCATATGCCCTGTTCTTAGGTTGTTTTCAAGCCTGCTTAGTTCACCCTGACTTAAGTGCCTATTtgctttgctttgtttttttgttttcttgttcttAAAGGATCAACAAAGAAAGCAATGACAAATCTCACAGCCGCTGCATTCCTATCTTGAAGCAACTTTGAACTGTTAAGACTGAATTGAAATCCATTAATGGGAATTATGCTGTGATTAACCATAGCAGCAACTCAATGGGTAGTTCCACTTCTGCCCTCGAAATAATGGGGTACAAACTACAAACTACAAAAGTTGGCTATGGGCCAAGCTCGGAGCATGAATTAGACCTTCCATTGAGTCGgttatattttttgtatcaAGGACTTGGATTATCCAACAAAACTTGTTGAAGCATACAAAAATGACCAAATATAATGGGTACACTTAATCCTGTTCAAAAGAAagttacaattttctttttatttttcctcgtTGTCCTATTTCCCCTTCCTTGGTGGGAGTTTGGGAAAGGTTCTGACATTTGATGTCCTAACACTCCATGATCTTTCTTCAAGAGGTTGTTGCTCTTTTATAGAAGAACAACATACAAAAATGTTAAATAAGAAAGtatcattattttttgtaaagaaaCCTTCGCATGCTTGCTTTTATTTAAAGTAACTTAAATTATTGTTGCCAAAACTAcggaatttttgtttttttataatagGGTCCACTACACTTCACGTTTGCTATATCTCATCTTTTCATTTGGTTGATAAAGTTGGGATATTCTTTGACTTTTATTCACGTCTACTTCAACTTATCATTCTATTTAGTTGATAAGATTAAGATATTCTGTTTTCTATTAGAGGTGAAGAGATAGAGCTTTGACTGTTCTCAATATCGGCAATTTAAGATTTTTTCTCGTTGCGATTAAGTAAATTATTTACTCTGTTATATGCCCTATTAAAGTCATTAAACGTTCTAGTTTCGCTAAACTTTTTTACTACAAGTAGTTGCCTTTCGCTTACTGCTTATTGTCTTTATAACACtttgtttaaagaaaataataaaaaaaatgtttctcaAAGAAGCTTGTTTCCTCTGTATTTCACACGTTTACAAATCCTGCAACTCTAGCTTTATGTGCTTGTACCTTAGGACTTCCCGAGTCCTTGACCTTGTACAAAAGAGCAATTTCGTCTGACACTGACATCCCATTTTTGCAATAAACTTCATGAGAGGCAGGGAATTAGTGTATATTCTTTGCTACTCATTTTATTTATGCTGACATGCTGAGCATATTCTTTAACATTcgctcttctttttctcctacTTTATATGAGATCTAAGGGGACTGCCATTCACTCTTTGCAAATTGCAACAGCAGGAGCTTATGAATATTGTGAGGTATGATGCTCTGTTTTCATTAATGCATTTCGTTAATTGCTTCTCTGCTCTTCTGGGTCATCATTATATTCTCTGTAGTTCCTGTATTTTCTGGTTTGCTCCAATTGGGCTGTACGTACTTAGATTTTGTAGAAGATCAAACGCAAGTGTGTCAgtttgtgtgtgtgcgtgttGCTGGATGTGTGTAGGCAGGAAGTGTTGGTCTTGGTCTTCAAAATAAGTGTGGAAATCATCGTGCAAAGAACTCAGAATTTGTTGTCACAGAAACAAACTGTGATGACTTTGATCCTACCCCATTCTTCACCTTCTTAATTCATAACATAAGAAaggatatatattatatatataaaataaaataaaataaaatgacgGGTCTTTACATAGCTTGAatacatttaaaattttgaagcgGTAGCCTTTGTTTATTTGCGGCAAACTACTCCTGAAACATTTAGGGGTGACCAATCTAATTATTGaaagtggttcggccaccctgaATCATATAGAGATGGTCCAACC
Coding sequences:
- the LOC133877968 gene encoding uncharacterized protein LOC133877968 isoform X1, whose translation is MVKAYAQEYVYKHPWERVTSASWRKFADPENKRTLSHILEVDTLNRKLDPQSGKLYTTRAITVHAPGPWFVRKIIGQDICHCVESTVVDAQSRSMQLSTRNISLQKFIEVVEKIRYEPHPDNPDRWTICRQETSIQIKPLSALASMAEKVEQRCAEKFVQNSAKGREVMERICKYLEAESGGIAL